The sequence TGGTCGAGCTCGCCGGCCACGAGGGCGACCGAGGCGCCGAAGCGGGTCATGGTCTCGCCGAACTCGGCGATCACGCCGGGCTCGTCCCACCGCATGAGCTTCGGACCGGCGACGGCGACCGAGGGCGCCACCTCCACGGTCGCGAGGAGCTCCTCGAGAGCTGCGTCTTCCGGGGCGTTGTCCTCGCCGAGGATCCAGAGCCACTCGTCGCCCTCCGATCCTGCGGGGGCCGGGCCGACGGCCTTGAGCGCGTGCGCCACGGCCGCGGCGAGCGTGCTGCCCGCGGGGGCCGAGGTGAGGGTGGCTGCGCCGCTCAGAGCGAGACGCGAGGCGGGCGACGACGGGCCGCCGGTGTCGACGACGACGAGCGCCTCGGGCGGTCGCGTCTGGCGCGACAGACCGTCGAGGGTTCTGTCGAGGGAGGCCGCCCCACCCGGGGCGACGAGGATCGCTGTGACTCTCGGCTGCATGACGTGGGTGACTCTAGGCGTCCGGGCGGCGCGCCCCAGGCATCAGGGCCGCGCGCCGCCGCGATTCATAGGAACGCGGGCCGGGGCGGGGCCAGAGACGCAGGATCGCGGCGACCCAGGCGAGCCGTCCAGTGCTGCGGCGGTCAGTATTGCAGCAGTCAGGCGCGGCGGCGGAGCTTGCGGCGCTCGCGCTCGCTCAGACCGCCCCAGATGCCGAATCGCTCGTCGTTCTGCAAGGCGTACTCGAGGCACTGGGCGCGGACGTCGCAGGACGCGCAGATCTTCTTCGCGTCGCGGGTGGAGCCGCCCTTCTCGGGGAAGAAGGCCTCGGGGTCGGTCTGCGCGCAGAGCGAGTCGGCCTGCCAGGAGAGCTGGCTGTCTTCGTCGGTCTCGGGCTTGCGGACGCCCGGGACGCCGAGCAGGACGGGGTCGACGTGCCAGTCGTCCGGCACTCCGGTCGTCACTCGCGAGCTCTGTACCCCGGCGGCTGCGTCGAGATACTCCGACTCGGCGCGGTGGTCGACCTCGACGCGGTAGTCGATGTCGACGCGGTACTCGGTGTCAGCACGGGCGCTGCGGTCTTGGATGGCCAATGCGCATCTCCCCTCGTTGCGTCGCTTCCCCGGCGGTCGCGATACCTGTAATTACACCTGTGTAACTAGGGGTACGTCAAGTCGGGCATCATAAAACCCTCGACCCCCGAATGAGGGTGATTGACGCCTCGGGCGTGTCGCGAGTCAGGCGGCGGCCTTCCGAGCCTCCCAGGCGCTCGACACCATCTCGAGGAGCGTGTGGCGCATCTGCCAGTCGAGATCGCGGCCGGCGAGCACGCCTTCCGCGACGATGCGGTCGGGGTCGCCGGGGCGGCGCGGCGCGACCTCGGGGTCGAACGCGATGCCGGTGGCCTGGGCCATGGCGTCCATGATCTGCTTCACCGACACCCCGTCGCCGGAGCCGAGGTTGTAGGCGGCCTCCAGGGTGTCGCCGGCGTCGAGGCGACGGGCCGCCGCCGCGTGCGAGACGGCCAGGTCGGCGACGTGGACGTAGTCGCGGACGCAGGTGCCGTCGGGCGTCGCGTAGTCGTCGCCGAAGATCTTCGGCGTCTTCCCGTCGAGGAGCGCCTGGAAGACCAGCGGGAACAGGTTGTGCGGGCTCGCGTCGTAGAGGTCGGGCTCGCCCGAGCCGACGACGTTGAAGTAGCGGAGGCTGGTGTGCCGGAGCCCGGTGGCGACACCCTGGTCGCGGAGCAGCCACTCGCCGATGAGCTTCGACTCGCCGTAGGGCGACTCGGGGCTCTTCGGGGTGCCCTCGGTCACGGTCTCGGTGTCGGGCGTGCCGTAGACGGCGGCGCTCGACGAGAACACGATGCGGTCGACGCCCTGGGCGGCCATCGCCTGGAGGAGCACGGCCGTGCCGGTCACGTTCTGCTCGTAGGTGTGCAGGGGCCGCTGAACGGAGACGCCCGCGTACTTGTAGCCCGCGACGTGCACCACGCCGGTCACGCCGTGCTCGTCGATGGCGCGCTCGAGCAGCGGCTGGTCGAGGATCGTGCCGCGGACGAACGGGACGCCCTCCGGCACGAACGAGGCGATGCCCGACGACAGGTCGTCGAGCACCACGGGGTCGAGCCCCTCCGCCGCGAGCGCTCGAACCACGTGTGAACCGATGTACCCGGCGCCGCCGGTGACCAACCAAGACATGAGTCGAATCTATCGGGGCTCAGGCCGACGTCGCGACGAACGCCTCGCCGGTGCCGGTGACAGCGAGCCGCCACTCGTCGGGGGTCACGTAGACCGACTCGCCCTGCCGCAGCTTGATGTTGCCGTCCTGACCCTTGAGGTGCAGCTCGCCGCTCGTGACCAGGACGATCGAGGGGCCGCCGAGCGAGACCACGGCGCCCTGCTCCCCCGGCACCACGTGCAGGAGCGCGAAGCCGACGTCGGTGGGGTCGAAGCGGCTCACGCCGGCTCCGGCCTCGGTGGGGCGGAGGTACGGCAGCGGCAGCGGCTCGAAGTCGAGCACGCGCAGGAGTTCGGGCACGTCGACGTGCTTGGGGGTGAGACCGCCGCGCAGCACGTTGTCGGACGGCGCCATCAGCTCGATGCCGAGACCACCGAGGTAGGCGTGGATGTTGCCCGCGGGCAGGAACAGCGCCTCGCCCTTCGACAGGGTGACGCGGTTGAGCAGGAGGGCGACGACGACGCCCGGGTCGCCCGGGTAGAGCTCCGCGAGCTCGGCCGTCGTGGCGATGCTCGGCGACACCGCGACCTCGGTCGACGCGACGAGCGCGGCCGCTGCGGCGCTGACGGCCGAGATCGTCTCGGCTGCGTCGTCGCCGTCGAAGAGCCAGGCGACCGTGGCCTGGAGCGAGTCGTCGAGGTGCGCCCCGAGGGCGTCGAGTCGGCCCGAGCCGTCGTCGAGCGCTCGGATGTCGGCGAGCGTCGTGTCGAGCGGGCGGAAGCCGCAGAGGGCGTCGAACGTGTCGCTCAGCGCGTAGATGATCTCGGGCTTCGGGAACGGGTCTTTGTAGTTGCGCTCCGTCGCGAGGAGCGGGACGCCGGCGCGGTTCTCGCGCTCGAAGCCCTCGCGGGCCTGCTGCGGGGTCGGGTGGGCCTGGATCGACAGGGGCGCTCCGGCTGCCAGCACCTTCATCAGGAACGGCAGGTGCCGCTTGCCCTGGCCCAGCGCGCGGTCGGGCTGCGCCTGGATCCAGTCGGCGAGGGTGTCGGCCCCGTCGACGACGGCCGGATTCACGATGACGCTCGGGGAGCCGGGGTGGGCGCCCAGCCACAGCTCGGCCTCCGGCTTGCCGGAGGGCTTCCGCCCGAGGAGCGTCGAGATGTCTTCGGTCGACCCCCAGGCGTAGTCGCGCGGGACGTTCGTGATGGCGAGGAACATGCCCCCAAGCTATCAATGCCCGGTCACGGCGGACTGGACGGGCCGCCCGGGAGCCGCGGTCGTCTACCCTGGTCGCATGTCCGTCGCCCGCGCCCTCCGTCCGGCGACCGAGCGCACCGGGTTCGCGACCCTGGTGTTCCTCGTCCTCTTCTTCGGCGACGCGCTCCGCAACTCCGTCAACTGGTGGGGCTGGGGTGCGGCCTGCCTCGTCATGGTCGCGTGGTCGGTCGTCGTCGTGGTGCGGCATCCTCTGAAGCCCGGCCGCCTCCCGATCCTGCTGGGCCTGCTCCTGGCGTGGATGATCGTGTCGCTCATCTGGTCGGACTACCGCGGGGGCACCCTCCTCGGCGTCGCCACGCAGCTGATGACGACCGTCGCACCCGTCGCCCTCGTCTCGACGCTCTCCTGGCCCGCGATCGTCACCGCCCTCGGGCGCGCGCTCCGGGCGATCGTGGCGCTCTCGCTGCTGTTCGAGCTCGTCGTCTCGGTCTTCGTCCGCCAGCCGTTCTGCCCCGTCTACGTCGACTGCACGCCGCCGCACCCCGAGGCGTTCTTCTGGACCCGCGACGACCTCTTCACCGGCGGTCAGATCCAGGGGCTGCCCGGCAACAGCAACCTGCTGGCGATCTTCGCGCTGCTCGCGCTCATCGTGACGGCGGTGCAGGCGCACGCGCGCGTCCTGCCGAAGCGGCAGGCCTGGTTCGGCATCGGCGTGTCGATCGTCGCTCTCGCCCTGACCCGCTCGTCGACCGTCCTGGTCTGCCTGGTGCTCTGCGCCGTGGTCTTCGGCTTCGCCGTGCTGGCGCGCAGGATCCCGCTCGGCCGTCGCTGGACCGTCGGCGTCGGTGCCCTCCTGCTGGCCGGGCTGACGGCCCTCGTCGTCGTGGTCGCGCGCGGCGAGATCCTGCGCCTCCTCGGCAAGAGCTCCGACCTGACCGGCCGCGTCACCATCTGGCGCTCGGTCTACCGTCTCGCCGTCGAGCGGCCCGTCGTCGGCTGGGGCTGGACCGGCTGGTGGCAGCCGTACCTCTCTCCCTTCGCCGACCTCGCCCACCGCAAGGGCGTCGTCTACCTCCAGGCGCACAACGCCTACCTCGACGTGTGGTTCCAGCTCGGCTTCATCGGACTCGCGCTGTTCCTCGCCGTGATCGTGACGACGGCGGCGAGGTCGTGGTGGTGGGCGACCGACCGCAGGATGCTCGGGGTCGGCCGGCCCGCCCCGTGGAACTCCCTCGATCTGCTCCCGCTCCTCCTCCTGGCGACCATGCTGGTGCACGGGCTCGCGGAGTCGCGCCTCAACGTCGAGTGGGGCTGGGCCCTGCTCGTGACCATCTGCCTCGCCACCCGGGCCGACAACCTCCGCTGGTGGACGACGCCCGACTCTCCCCCGGGCGACGCGGCGACCAGCGCACCGGCGGCACCTGCGACAATCGGGAGGTGACGATTCCCGGCGAGAGACGTGACCCGCCGCGGCGGTACCTGTCCGCCTGGATCGGATTCTCCGCCGGCGGCACCTTCTCGCAGGCGCTGACCGTCGCGATCCTGCTCTACGCCCTCGGCATCCACACCGTGCGCGCGCTGATCGGCTGGCCGGGCTCCGTCGCCGTGCTCGCGACCCTGGTCGTGCTGTCGTCGCTGTCGCTCTTCGGTGCCCGCCACCGCATCGAGTGGCGCGGGATCCTGCCCCTGTCGCTCCTGGCGCTGTTCGGGTTCGCGGCGGTCAGCGTGTTCTGGAGCCAGTACACCTGGGTCACCGTCGGCGGGGTCTTCTACGCGCTGGCGTTTGGCGCGCTCGGCATGTACCTCGCGCTCGGGCGCGACCTCGTGCAGGTGATCCGGGCGACCGGCGACGCCCTCCGGATCCTCTTGACCGTCTCGCTGTCGCTCGAGGTGCTGAGCGGCATCCTGGTCGACCAGCCGTTCCCGTTCCTCAGCATCCAGGGCAACATCGCGCACGGCGGCCCGATCCAGGGCGTCGGCGGCACCCGCAACTTCCTCGGGTTCCTCGCCGCCCTCGCGCTCATCACCTTCGCCGTCGAGTGGATGACGCGGTCGATCTCGCAGAGCACCGCCGTCGCCTCCGGGGTGCTGGCGCTCCTCACCCTCGTCTTCGCGTCGTCGCCGGTGACCGCGATCGCCGTGCTGGTGCTCGTCGTCGCCGCCATCGCGCTCCGCAGCATCCGGCGGGCGCCGCCCGAGCGGAAGGCCGTGATGCAGTGGGTGCTGCTCGTGCTGGTGCTCGTCGGCGGCGCACTCGCCCTCGGAGCCCGCGACCGGCTCTGGGCCGCCATCGGGGCGACGTCCGACGTCGAGACGCGGCTCCGGCTCTGGACCGACATCCGCAGCCTCATCAGCCTGCACTCCATCGCCGGCTGGGGCTTCACCGGCGCCTGGCAGAGCGACGTGTTCCCGTTCACGCTGCTCTCGACGGGCGGCAGGCCGTCCGAGACCGGGCTCGGCGCGTTCTTCGACACCTGGTTCCAGCTGGGGCTGATCGGTCTCGTGATCCTGCTCGCCGCCGGAGGCCTCGCGCTCCTCCGCGCGTGGCTGACGGCGTCCGACCACCCGATCGTCGCCTACGTCTGGCCGGCGCTGGTGCTGCTGCTCATCGCCGTGACCGCCCTCGCCGAGAGCTACGTGCTCTTCGAGTCGAACCTCATGCTGTTCGTGGCCGTGGCGACCATCACCGCCCGGAAGCGCTCCTGGCGGCTGCGGCTGCCGCACTTCGAGCACGGGACCGATCTGCCCGATCCGCGGTAGGCGGGCGGGCAGCGGGTGGGCCGGGCCGGGCCGGAACGGCGCCGCAGGACGGCAGCCGCACCGCGCCGCGGCGGGGGGCCGCAGCCGACGCGCCGCGCCGACCGGGCTACGCGAGCGGAGACCGGAAGTAGTCCCAGAGCTCGGCGGCCCAGGCGTCCCAGGTGCGGACCTCGCGCGAGCGGGCCTCCTCGGCCAGCCGCCGGAGCAGCGGCGCGTCGGTCAGGAGCTGCACGAGCGCGTCGGTCACAGAGGCATCGGACCGCGGGTCGACCAGGATGCC is a genomic window of Frondihabitans peucedani containing:
- a CDS encoding WhiB family transcriptional regulator, whose product is MLGVPGVRKPETDEDSQLSWQADSLCAQTDPEAFFPEKGGSTRDAKKICASCDVRAQCLEYALQNDERFGIWGGLSERERRKLRRRA
- the galE gene encoding UDP-glucose 4-epimerase GalE; amino-acid sequence: MSWLVTGGAGYIGSHVVRALAAEGLDPVVLDDLSSGIASFVPEGVPFVRGTILDQPLLERAIDEHGVTGVVHVAGYKYAGVSVQRPLHTYEQNVTGTAVLLQAMAAQGVDRIVFSSSAAVYGTPDTETVTEGTPKSPESPYGESKLIGEWLLRDQGVATGLRHTSLRYFNVVGSGEPDLYDASPHNLFPLVFQALLDGKTPKIFGDDYATPDGTCVRDYVHVADLAVSHAAAARRLDAGDTLEAAYNLGSGDGVSVKQIMDAMAQATGIAFDPEVAPRRPGDPDRIVAEGVLAGRDLDWQMRHTLLEMVSSAWEARKAAA
- the manA gene encoding mannose-6-phosphate isomerase, class I, coding for MFLAITNVPRDYAWGSTEDISTLLGRKPSGKPEAELWLGAHPGSPSVIVNPAVVDGADTLADWIQAQPDRALGQGKRHLPFLMKVLAAGAPLSIQAHPTPQQAREGFERENRAGVPLLATERNYKDPFPKPEIIYALSDTFDALCGFRPLDTTLADIRALDDGSGRLDALGAHLDDSLQATVAWLFDGDDAAETISAVSAAAAALVASTEVAVSPSIATTAELAELYPGDPGVVVALLLNRVTLSKGEALFLPAGNIHAYLGGLGIELMAPSDNVLRGGLTPKHVDVPELLRVLDFEPLPLPYLRPTEAGAGVSRFDPTDVGFALLHVVPGEQGAVVSLGGPSIVLVTSGELHLKGQDGNIKLRQGESVYVTPDEWRLAVTGTGEAFVATSA
- a CDS encoding O-antigen ligase family protein; protein product: MSVARALRPATERTGFATLVFLVLFFGDALRNSVNWWGWGAACLVMVAWSVVVVVRHPLKPGRLPILLGLLLAWMIVSLIWSDYRGGTLLGVATQLMTTVAPVALVSTLSWPAIVTALGRALRAIVALSLLFELVVSVFVRQPFCPVYVDCTPPHPEAFFWTRDDLFTGGQIQGLPGNSNLLAIFALLALIVTAVQAHARVLPKRQAWFGIGVSIVALALTRSSTVLVCLVLCAVVFGFAVLARRIPLGRRWTVGVGALLLAGLTALVVVVARGEILRLLGKSSDLTGRVTIWRSVYRLAVERPVVGWGWTGWWQPYLSPFADLAHRKGVVYLQAHNAYLDVWFQLGFIGLALFLAVIVTTAARSWWWATDRRMLGVGRPAPWNSLDLLPLLLLATMLVHGLAESRLNVEWGWALLVTICLATRADNLRWWTTPDSPPGDAATSAPAAPATIGR
- a CDS encoding exopolysaccharide production protein, coding for MTIPGERRDPPRRYLSAWIGFSAGGTFSQALTVAILLYALGIHTVRALIGWPGSVAVLATLVVLSSLSLFGARHRIEWRGILPLSLLALFGFAAVSVFWSQYTWVTVGGVFYALAFGALGMYLALGRDLVQVIRATGDALRILLTVSLSLEVLSGILVDQPFPFLSIQGNIAHGGPIQGVGGTRNFLGFLAALALITFAVEWMTRSISQSTAVASGVLALLTLVFASSPVTAIAVLVLVVAAIALRSIRRAPPERKAVMQWVLLVLVLVGGALALGARDRLWAAIGATSDVETRLRLWTDIRSLISLHSIAGWGFTGAWQSDVFPFTLLSTGGRPSETGLGAFFDTWFQLGLIGLVILLAAGGLALLRAWLTASDHPIVAYVWPALVLLLIAVTALAESYVLFESNLMLFVAVATITARKRSWRLRLPHFEHGTDLPDPR